The segment actaACTTTGAGTATTTGATTCAACATGGGTAGCTTTATTGAATTCCTCCCCCTTCTTTGGTTGAAAACTTAAGAAAGAGATGGAAAAAGGAGGGattactattttaaattttaaacttccaaaataataaaataaaatatttgctaGCCCCactttttcatataaatataaaatcttataTACTCCCTAAAATGCAGTCaaccacccaaaaaaaaaaaagaagataaaaatataaattttcatttttccctccaataaattacaaaattgatatttataaggaaaaaaagaaaaaaggaaaaaatattaatggtaATTGATATGACTATAGATCTACTGTACAGGCAACTGCCCGACAATAACGGTGTTGAGACTCGAGATTGAccaagaaaaaagataaaaatggaGCTGAAAAAAGaagcataatttatttaaaaaaaataaaaaagataaaaaagagagaagaggagaaagaaAAGGACAGACAGAAGAGAGAACCAATAATCATAACaattatacatacataaaataaaaaaaaagtaaacacaaaacattttttttttgtatagttttacagagagaaaacaaaaaacagaggcagaggaggaggaggaggaggaggaggaagaagagtTGGTTTCACGTTTGTGGGGTTTTGTGTTTTTGCTGTGTTTGAAGAGATCTCTATCAGATCAGAAGCTTAAAGGGTCATAAAAGATAACCTCGTAaggatttattttttccttctgATCTGCATGTTTTGAAATCccccattcttttctttttgtttttttctttggtgGGGTTGTTTCAGGTTAGGTTCTTAAGCTGAAAGACTCAAGTTTTTGgtaaatttttgttgttgttcattTTTCTCTGTGTATGAACACATTTTATTATGTGGGTGTTTGAGTTTTGTGGTAAAGATTggatttttttggttaaaatctTGGAAAATGGAAGTGGGGTTTGAACATGAGGAATTTTAGggtgtttttctttctttctgaGCTAATTCTGTTTATGGGGTTGAGAGTTtggttcatttttatttttattttcgtgGGTGTTTGAGCTGTGGGAATTTTGCCTTCATGTCTatggcttttttttttcttctttttttgttttgcatAAGAGTTTGAAGTTTGTTTTTTGTTATGTATTTGAGCAATTTGGTGCATATGTTGGAGGCATTGAGGGTACTAGATTGGGTTgattccttttttcttttttttttgttaaaaaatttttccttcatttttttctgGTTTTCAAGGGTGGGCTATGCTTTTTTGTGTCTACTGAAGGGGCTGTTTAGGCTGTGTTTCTGTTGGTTAGAAGATTATTACTTCCTCTTCTTTTGCGCCAGAGTTTTCACATTTCTGATAGATTTGAGCATTTGGTTCTGCAAATTTGGATAGATACATTTATTCCTTCTGTTTTATCTTTCTTTTGTGCACCCAGAGATTTGTGAATTGTGAGGCTTTTTTCCTTATGCAATATTCAGATTTCAGAGATTAGTTTCTTTTTCATGTCATGAGCTTTTTCATGATTGGAATTAGACATTTGGGAGTCTTCTTTCTTTAAGTGTGGCCTCCCTTGAAAAATATTGTGCCACTTTGCATTCTGAGGTGGTTAGGATATTCTCCTGATCTCTCTCTTTCTTGCAAGTTCTTTCCCCTTTTAGTTCTGTAAATTTTCCAATTCTAAGATATTTTTGGGGCCTTGTAACATTCTATTTGGCTCTCCAATTTTAGTGTTTGAGAGGTAACCTATAGGGTTAGATTTTTTGATCTCTACCTCAAAGACTTTGTTTGTCGGGCCATGTCATTTTCATAGGGGGATTAGATTCTTTCATATGTAAAGTTGGTCACTATATAAATGGTAATTCCTGATATGAGGGAAAAAGGactttcttgaattttgaaGAACTTCTCTTTCGATTCAGGAATATATTCTTGATTTGCTAGGTAGATGCTAATTCTTCGGACTGCTTTActgaaacaaaataaatgaactatTGGGATCTAAAAGCAGGTCGCTGGAGACTCCTGTTGTTTCGTTATTTTTTGCTTGCACCTTTACCTTAATGCTTCCGACTGTCCTAACTGTGATTACTATATTGATGGAAATATTTTGCTTGATCAGCTGAACATTTTCTGTCCTCAGAAAActaaatatgtttttctctGGACTAAGGACTGAGCTTGTAACATTATCACTTGGTTTGTTGAATGGATTGATCTCCTCACCTAAGGCTTAAGCTATTAGACAGAAGATGCATTTATTTGCTTATAGATCTGCAACCTGGTTTATTTGACTCCATAATGTGCCAAATGTTGTCGACGGGGACATCATTTTGGGAATCATTGGAATTATACTTGTCTGAATTTGTGATACAGTTGCATTTCTTGACTTCTAGAATATTTCTGGGGACTTcgttctttcttcttccttctggGGTTAGAAATGTATGTGTTACGCtttattagttatttgtttATCTTTTTTGGTTTGTGATCAAACAATGAAGTGTGTAATGACTTTATTTCTGCATGTCCTGTAGTCCTTTCATCTGTGAGTCACAAGTTATAAGTGTATCTACCCTTGAGGGATTGCATTTTTAGGCTTTTATTCTGTATATTTCTTCTTGCAGGTGATGGGGAGAGACGTTACAGGTTTACGTTCTGATAAGAAACCTACTGTTAAGCCAAATGGTGTCACCCATGGTGCAGTCCATGTTGCCCCCAGAATTGCCAAGGAAAGGGTTGAAGCAAAGGAGTTTGAGGCAGAGGATCACACTGCAAATGGCACACATGTGGAGGAAGCCCATGAGAAGCAGGATGTACTATCTGTGAAAAGCACTAACTGTGAACCTGGCCCGATTGAGGGAAAAATTACGAAGACTGAGGCTGTGAAGTCCAGTGACAAGAAGTTGGGCTCACCAATGAAACCTTCATCTGATTCTACTGCAGCAACTGAAAGTCCAGCCCCCCCAGTTATGAATTCATCAGGGAATGAAtctgaaaatcatgaaaacactCAGACTGTTGATGCTGGCTCGAATTGTTCATCAAAGTCCATCGATCTGCAGTCTCCTATGACTTCACAAAAATTGCATGTAAGATTTTGTTGCTTTAAATTGATACGAACAATCTGGAATATGCTGCAGTTCTTATAATCTGGACTCTGTTATTTGCCACCATATAAAGGATTGCATTTGTAAGGGGCCGTGGATTTTATTTGCAGCTCAAAGATGTCCAGAAAAACTGCTTGCTAAATCCTGCTATTGATTATCTGACAATgtttaaagtatttttgaacCAGCATAAAATCCAGAGAATGATTTCTTTTCTGTAGGTTTTGGTGGTGTTTTGGTGGGTGGTGTGAGTGGTAAAATGAATAGCCTGAAACGAGTTGATGCTTAATGCATAACTTCTTACTCCTCTATAAATATGTCAAGATTTAAGTTCTATGATGATATCTGGATGCTTAGTGGGAAGCTCCGAACTCATCACCACGTAAACAAAATAGGCTTAAATTTTGATGTTGATATCACAGTAGCATTAACTGGGTATCTTCAGCAAATCATGACTCAGGTTTTGCCAAAAAGTAGATAGATTGATTTTGGATTGCAACTTAAGTGAGTTAGTCACTGAATGAAGAAGGACAAAAAGTTGGCTGCAGCAAGCAGAACGATAATTTACTGCAACCTGTACCGAACGCAAATTCAGTATCTTGTTTGAATTTATCAGGCTTCCATACTATTATTTCAGTCTTTTGGTTTCATTATTTCACATCCTTCATAACTCTATATAATACTTGTATCTCCTCTGATGTCATGTAATTCTTGTGCCCTTATGATCAGACCACTGACCTTGAGAATCCTTTATCTTGTTGCAGCAAAATTCTCCCATGATGACAAGGAAGTTGCGGATGCAGGATGAAGATGATAATTGGTCTTTGGCTTCCTCGTATCCTTTTATTGGACTTCTAATTCCTCTTTTTGCAGACTTCACTATCAAAAATGTCTGTTTTTTTCCTTGTTCTTCTGGGAAATCTTCCTTATCTTTCATAGAACTGCAGCTTCTGTGCGGACAATTAGGTCCAAGGTTACTGTTCCTGTAGCTCCAACATTTAAATGTTCTGAACGCTCAGCGAGACGTAAAGAGGTATTTTCCTGAAACTTGAATGAAATTCTTGTTCAAACTAAGCTCCTCTCGTCGTTCATAATTAACTTGTAATTGTGCTTTGTTTTCTCAACAAACATTGCTATCTcaatctttctcattttattatCTAGTATTACACAAAGTTAGAGGAAAAGCACAAAGCTCTGGAGGCGGAGAAACAAGAATATGCAGCCAGAACAAAGGTATTATGTTGTAGCATGCATGGATTAGTTTCTCACAACATTTTGATTGCCCCAACCTTTAGGCCTGGTGGGGAGAAAAATGACACGTTGTGAAGTAAGATAATTGACCCCTAACTTATTCTCTACAATTTTAGGAAGAGGAAGAGGCAGCAATTAAACAGCTTAGAAAGGCCATGTCCTACAGAGCAAATCCAGTTCCTAATTTTTACCGTGAAGGGCCACCTCCAAAGGCTGAACTTAAGAAGGTACTCTTCACGTATATATATACTCTTTGTTTATAGTTGGAAGTTGGTTCCTCTTGCTAATATTTTTCCTTCTATCCTGTATAAGAAACTTGTCCAATGAAGGCAAGGGTTTGGCTAGCATAAAATATGAATGACCAATTTTCTAACTTCAATGCCATGTGATAAATCACAGTTACAAATGTTGTTGCCTCAAAAAGGATTTCAGAAGATAAAACATGAAGATGCTAGTTAGTGCAATCAATTGTGGAATGCATGTGTTCTATTTGCATGTTTAGTCTATGTTCGAAAGCGATGGTATTAGACATAACCGAAGCAACTTGACTCTATAAATGACATATTTTGAATGTAATTTAGACCTAAATGTGTCTTCTACTCCCCAAGTAATTGATCAAACAATCATGCAACAATCTTGAGTTCTGTTTTTTCTGATGTACTAGATTGAGTTTGTATCCTTGTAAGCAAATAAAAATGTTCCTGCTTTGCATGCAGCTACCAGTCACTCGTGCCAAATCACCAAATCTAACCCGTAGAAAGAGCTGTAGTGATGCAGTCGGAGCATCTCCTGAAGAAAAGAAAGCTTCTGCTAGGGGTCGTCACAGCATTGGTGTTTACAAACAAGGCAGTCCTACCCCACCCACCCCCAAAAGCAAAGATCGTGTGAGTGGTCGAATCAGTAATGGAACTCCTAGAGTCAAAGAACCTACAAAGTTGGTGAAAGCAAAAAAGGAATCCTCTTTGAAGGAGATGAAGGAAACACCAATTAAGGAGATAAAGGAAACTCCAATTAAGGAGATAATAAAGGAAGCTCCAATAGCAGAGTCAAATGGAACTCCAATGAAAGAGACAGATGAAGCTCTGGTTAAGGTGACAAACGTTGCTTCTGTCAAGGAGATAAAGGAAATTCCCGTCTTAGAGATGAAGGAGTCTTCTGATACAATGACAGAGCAAGTGTCTGAAGAAACTGCTGCTCAATCATGAGCATTGAGCAATTAgtcttctttttcatttcctttttctttttctttgtagtTTATCATCGAATCGAGATGTTCCAGGCAAGGTCAAATTGGCCTTTGTCCTTTCTTCTCGGCAATGACTTGTTGAAGTGATGCTTTGAAACTGTGTTgtatattatatgtaattttcatttGGTACATATGTTACATAGAAAGAGACTCCTGTTGAACATTTTGTTTATAAACATAACTTTAAGAACAGTTTGGCTGGGTTGTCTTACTGTTTCCTTGCCCATCTATTGAGTGACTAGTACTCTATATATCTCCAAAAGATGGCTGGACAGTTTGTGCTCAACGACACTCGGTTAGTGAATTGCTATGTTCCCATCTTTCTCTTCTGTTCAGAGGGATTCATATTAAACGAATAAATGCATGATATGTGTTTTATCAAACATTTATCACTTCATGATTAATATAATACTATTGTCTGGTCTGTACTACAAACTTGGTAGGAACAGATAGCAATCAGTTACTTTCTTCtataaaatgatatatactTTTTGCCTATTTGGTAcaatttagaaagaaaaaaatcatcatttcaTAAGGATATAATCATAAAGGTTGTTGCCTTGTAGGGTACTTTTGTGGCATAATTTGCTCAGGTGAAATGATTCTTGTTTTGACATGCTGTTATCAGTCActcattacaaaaataatttgtgaAACAGTAGACTGTAGAGTGAAGAAGCAGCAAGTGTTCAGTGGTGGGCGCTAAAGGGTACAATCAAATTAGTGTTTCAGTAAAAGCTACCATGGAAATATGCTGCGACATGATTAGTGATGATTTATGTAATCGATTTCAGTTAACTTCAAATTTAAGCATTCTAGTTGTTATTGATGTAAGATAAAGCTTATAATCACTTTTTTCTTCAGGAATATACTATGTCTAAGATTATTCTACTTAAATGAACAAATCaatttctcataatttttttttaaaaaaagcagttaagttaattatataaaacataacattCTTTAATAATAAACACATCAATCATTCAATCTTAAGTAGAAAATACATGAGGTCTTATGACTACTAAAGCGAATGCGTATGATTAAagaagattaaaatattttatgtgattaACACAATATCATCATCGTCGAAAGAGCTATCAGAAAAATTCAAACTATCTCATTAGAACGGAGtgtttatttaaaaatgaaaagaaaataacatattttatgtgATTAATTTAACAACTTATTGACAAAGAATAACTTATACCAGAAATATTCGGAATATTGAATTGGAACACTTTGCAAGTGTTTTCATTAAAAAAGGGAACTTTTTTTTAGTAGAACAAGATAATGTACAAGTTACTATGCACACTGTACAACTCTGAACAAAAGCATAATCTTAATAGCCAAAAATTTCCAATAGGCCCAAATCTCGCTGCTGCGATCTTGCAAAACTAGCTCAAAAATCCCAAATTGGTGGCAATTTTTTCCACTTCCAATGGACTCTCAATGGCTATTTCCATGAGGAATCTTGAAAAAGTTGCAATCTTTAAGCCTTCTGAGCACACAATTCCACTGCTCAGCTTCAAGGGCTATCAACTCCTCAACAGCGCCGCCACCCAGTTATCCTCTGTTGATGATGACCAACAAGAGGCAAGCCTACGAGGAAGATTTAGAAGAAGAGAGCAAGCCTTCTGTATTTTTGGTAGCTCTCTGCCCTTGTCTCGTTTGTTTCATTCTTTTGCTCATTGTAGTATCCATTTTTCTCATTGTCAAGTTTCATCTCTTTTGCCACACCCCACTTTACTCtgtttttttcaagaaaagttgtCATTGAGTAATCCCAGAAGAATTTGGCCTCTTTTGCCAAAAGGGTGTTTTTATGTTACCAATAGTCACCCAGATGTGAAGTTTTTGGAGTTCAATACTAAGAAATTTAGCACTGTACAAACTTCACTCTGTAATTCTCAAGGGAAGTTGTTATTTAGTAATTCCAGAAAGATTTCGCCTTTTTCGTCAAaaggttatttttattttactggTATTAATTCGAATTTGAGGTTGAGTTGTAGGGGAATTTGTAGTTGTGTAGATAATGATGGTGAGTTAGAAAGTGATAATGATGTTGATACTGAGAGCGATGAGAGGGTGGTGGAGTCGAAGGCGGATCCTAAAGAGGTGGAACGGGTGTGTAAGGTTATTGATGAGTTGTTTTCGTTAGATCGGAATATGGAGGCTGTTTTGGATGAATGTGGGATCAACTTAAGCCATGATTTGGTAGTAGATGTGTTGGAGAGGTTCAAGCATGCTAGAAAACCAGCATTCAGGTTCTTTTGTTGGGCGGCTATGAGGCCAGGGTATGCTCATGATTCAAGAACGTATAATGTAATGATGGCAATACTTGGAAAGACGAGGCAGTTTGAGACTATGGTTTCGGTTCTTGAAGAAATGGGGGAGAAAGGTTTGCTTACAATGGAGGCATTTTTGATCTCCATGAAAGCATTTGCTGCAGCAAAAGAGCGGAAGAAAGCTATTGGGATGTTTGAGTTGATGAAGAAGTATAAGTTTAAAGTTGGGGTGGAGACAATCAATTGTTTACTTGATGCCCTGGGAAGggcaaagcttgggaaagaAGCACAATTATTGTTTGAGAAATTGGAGCATAGATTCACACCAAATTTACAAACATATACGGTTTTGCTCAATGGTTGGTGTAGGGTAAAGAATCTGATGGATGCTGGTAAAGTGTGGAATGAGATGATTGATAAGGGTTTTAAGCCTGATATTGTCGCCCATAACACAATGTTGGAAGGGCTGTTAAAGTGTAAAAAAAGGTCTGATGCGATCACGCTGTTTGAGGTTATGAAAGCAAAGGGTCCATCACCTAATACAAGAAGTTATACGATCTTGATCCGGGATTTGTGTAAGCAGGGTAAGATGGATGAAGCAGTTGCCGGTTTTGAGGAAATGCTTAGCTCTGGATGTGAGGCAGATGCTGCAACGTTTACCTGTTTGGTAACAGGCTTTGGAAACAAAAAGAGGATGGATAAAGTCTTTGCCTTGCTGACGGAGATGAAGGAAAAAGGATGCCCACCTGATGCAAGGCTGTATAATGCACTGATCAAATTGCTAATAAATCGACGAATGCCAGTTGATGCAGTTACTTTGTATAAAAAGATGATCCGAAATGGAATTCAACCTACTATTCACACTTACAATATGTTGATGAAATCATTCTTCATGACAAAGAACTATGACATGGCTCATGCAACTTGGGAGGAAATGAGCCTGAGGGGTTGCTGTCCAGACGAAAATTCTTACACCGTCTTCATTGGAGGGCTTATAGGGCAGGGGCGATCTATGGAGGCTTGTAAATACTTGGaggaaatgatagacaaaggcaTGAAAGCACCTCAACTTGACTACAACAAATTCGCTGCTGATTTTTCTCGGGGTGGTAAGCCTGATATACTGGAGGAGTTGGCTAAGCGAATGAAGTTCTCTGGAAAGTTTGAGGTCTCAAGTCTCTTTGCTAGATGGGCTGAAATGATGAAAAGTAGAGTAAAGCGTAGGGATCCCAGCTGATGAGCAATGCAAACAAATTCTGTCCTGGCAGTTGAATTTTATGTTCTCGATAATGCAGATGAGAGGATCACTAACCAACCAGTAAAGAGACAAATCAGTGACAAACGGAATGTCAGTTTTTGATCTCAGCCATATCATACAAGGTCTGAATACGAAAATTCATTCTTATTCCTGCTGTAAATTCCTCTTGTCACAGAACATCTTGTTTTTCGTACTTTTATGTTTACCTAGTTCATCATCTGTTCTTCTGCCATTCATTAGGCTTCTTGGTGATTCAAAGCATGTTTATATTCTTGTGCTGTAGTATGTTTCACTGTACTTGCTGGAACAACAGAACACTGCAATCATATCTGTTGGCgatacttttgttctttcagGATCTCACATTGCAGCCAAATGCCCCCTAACCTAGCAGTCTTATACTTTACGggatcctattacccctgaattttttatttttgatacttTGTGACCCTTAAATGCCGACCTGTCCCAGAAGGTAAATACACCTCTTGTAGGCGCGTATGGATTCCAACAAAACGACATAAAATGtctaaaattgaataaaatagtTCATGTGACAATCTCTCATAGgagattatataattaattcattttttttaattctttcgCTTTTCTTATATCACAAAATTGTTATACTAATTTCATGATTTCTTCGAACTTTTCTCAAAGTCCCTCAATGGTGATCTTCTAAATAGCTCCTAATCAATTTGTAGCTACTGATTTATGCTTAATTAAATCATACATTAACCGTTTTTAGTAACAACAATTACCCAACTCATAAGAAACTTTAATATGTAAAGCTCAAAAATGGGGTTCAAGTTTTTTAATTAAACCCCTCAtaatttctaacaaaataaaaaaggtcAAACCACAATGAACCaacaattataaatttgaaatttcacattctcatttcattcttatcaaatttGATTTTGACTCCCACATTTGTGAATActtatttgttgatttttgtttttcaaattgAAAGTTTATGTAGACTAGCTATAGagttgttctttttctttaatttggtGTTTGTTTCCTCATTTTCccttattattttctaaaataaatcattAGGATTTTGGTAAAACGATCTGGTGCTCCAAATGAATTGTTAATTGAAGAGCTTACGCACAGTAAAATTATATACGCAGTATATTCAgtagttttgttttttctcatCTACTACTCGTTTGCTGATGATAATGAGACAATTTTTAGTTGTATGATATACTTATTtactctttaattaattaaaatgtatttggtttcaatttaattttgctGTTCAAATTGGTTAGTCGTTTAGTGTTACAATATGTTTTACGATATAAGTGACAATTACACAAATTAAGGAGTATATGAagtaaaaggagaaaaagaaaaaggagtaTAGGGAATTTCACATTGAAAAAAACTAAGGGGTTAGGCAAAACTtagtttattttgaatttgagttttaaatAAAGAACGCtaataaaagatataaataaaacttCACTATTCATGGTATGTTGAGTATATTGTTGTCTTCGATATCGTGGTaagatagaaaaaatatttgtcacaaaaaaataataataaattattacggctcttatatataaacacatgc is part of the Solanum lycopersicum chromosome 1, SLM_r2.1 genome and harbors:
- the LOC101256809 gene encoding pentatricopeptide repeat-containing protein At3g62470, mitochondrial-like; this encodes MAISMRNLEKVAIFKPSEHTIPLLSFKGYQLLNSAATQLSSVDDDQQEASLRGRFRRREQAFCIFGSSLPLSRLFHSFAHCSIHFSHCQVSSLLPHPTLLCFFQEKLSLSNPRRIWPLLPKGCFYVTNSHPDVKFLEFNTKKFSTVQTSLCNSQGKLLFSNSRKISPFSSKGYFYFTGINSNLRLSCRGICSCVDNDGELESDNDVDTESDERVVESKADPKEVERVCKVIDELFSLDRNMEAVLDECGINLSHDLVVDVLERFKHARKPAFRFFCWAAMRPGYAHDSRTYNVMMAILGKTRQFETMVSVLEEMGEKGLLTMEAFLISMKAFAAAKERKKAIGMFELMKKYKFKVGVETINCLLDALGRAKLGKEAQLLFEKLEHRFTPNLQTYTVLLNGWCRVKNLMDAGKVWNEMIDKGFKPDIVAHNTMLEGLLKCKKRSDAITLFEVMKAKGPSPNTRSYTILIRDLCKQGKMDEAVAGFEEMLSSGCEADAATFTCLVTGFGNKKRMDKVFALLTEMKEKGCPPDARLYNALIKLLINRRMPVDAVTLYKKMIRNGIQPTIHTYNMLMKSFFMTKNYDMAHATWEEMSLRGCCPDENSYTVFIGGLIGQGRSMEACKYLEEMIDKGMKAPQLDYNKFAADFSRGGKPDILEELAKRMKFSGKFEVSSLFARWAEMMKSRVKRRDPS
- the LOC101256524 gene encoding protein WVD2-like 2; this translates as MGRDVTGLRSDKKPTVKPNGVTHGAVHVAPRIAKERVEAKEFEAEDHTANGTHVEEAHEKQDVLSVKSTNCEPGPIEGKITKTEAVKSSDKKLGSPMKPSSDSTAATESPAPPVMNSSGNESENHENTQTVDAGSNCSSKSIDLQSPMTSQKLHQNSPMMTRKLRMQDEDDNWSLASSTAASVRTIRSKVTVPVAPTFKCSERSARRKEYYTKLEEKHKALEAEKQEYAARTKEEEEAAIKQLRKAMSYRANPVPNFYREGPPPKAELKKLPVTRAKSPNLTRRKSCSDAVGASPEEKKASARGRHSIGVYKQGSPTPPTPKSKDRVSGRISNGTPRVKEPTKLVKAKKESSLKEMKETPIKEIKETPIKEIIKEAPIAESNGTPMKETDEALVKVTNVASVKEIKEIPVLEMKESSDTMTEQVSEETAAQS